The Geodermatophilaceae bacterium NBWT11 genome has a segment encoding these proteins:
- a CDS encoding winged helix-turn-helix transcriptional regulator, translated as MTEDRCDLLCLDLPHAEAVRGGLPNVEQAAGPAQQFRALADPQRLRIAAALQAGGELCVCDLAWIVGTSQNLVSHHARVLRTAGMAASRKDGKLVMYRLTDVGRALLAMAGIVPPAAVPDAGRPVVSAAPGV; from the coding sequence GTGACTGAGGACCGCTGCGACCTGTTGTGCCTGGATCTGCCTCATGCTGAGGCCGTACGCGGAGGGCTCCCCAACGTCGAACAGGCCGCAGGGCCGGCTCAGCAGTTCAGGGCCCTGGCCGACCCACAGCGCCTGCGTATCGCTGCAGCGCTGCAAGCCGGCGGTGAGTTGTGCGTGTGCGATCTGGCTTGGATCGTCGGGACAAGTCAGAACCTGGTGTCCCACCACGCGCGGGTGCTGCGGACGGCGGGGATGGCTGCATCCCGTAAGGACGGCAAGCTGGTCATGTACCGGCTCACCGACGTCGGCCGGGCCCTGCTGGCCATGGCCGGGATCGTGCCGCCCGCGGCTGTCCCGGACGCCGGCCGCCCGGTCGTCTCGGCGGCGCCCGGTGTCTGA
- a CDS encoding thioredoxin domain-containing protein, which produces MRSNTMISVLLVAVFAAVVAVAVMVFGGGGSDATADGQGGEDLVVRENSHRLDTAPGEVTLVEFLDFECESCLAAYPVVEQLREDYAGQVTFIARYFPVEGHFNGQNAAVAVEAAAQQGQFEAMYQQMYATQTQWGEQQTSMAELFREFATDLGLDMDAYDSAVADPATLERVLADRDDGLALGVQGTPTFFLNGEQLTVGSAEELIAAVDAAVNE; this is translated from the coding sequence CTGCGGTCCAACACCATGATCTCGGTCCTGCTCGTAGCGGTCTTCGCTGCCGTGGTCGCTGTGGCGGTGATGGTGTTCGGCGGTGGGGGCTCAGACGCCACCGCGGACGGTCAGGGCGGCGAGGACCTGGTGGTGCGGGAGAACAGCCACCGCCTGGACACAGCCCCGGGGGAGGTGACCCTGGTGGAGTTCCTGGACTTTGAGTGCGAGTCCTGCCTGGCCGCCTACCCGGTGGTGGAGCAGCTGCGCGAGGACTACGCCGGACAGGTCACCTTCATCGCTCGTTACTTCCCGGTCGAGGGTCACTTCAACGGGCAGAACGCTGCGGTTGCCGTGGAGGCAGCTGCCCAGCAGGGGCAATTCGAGGCGATGTACCAGCAGATGTACGCCACCCAGACCCAGTGGGGTGAGCAGCAGACCTCCATGGCCGAGTTGTTCCGGGAGTTCGCGACCGACCTGGGGCTGGACATGGACGCCTACGACAGCGCCGTCGCCGACCCGGCGACCCTGGAGCGGGTGCTCGCCGACCGCGACGACGGGCTGGCCCTGGGCGTGCAAGGCACTCCCACGTTCTTCCTCAACGGGGAGCAGCTGACAGTCGGTTCGGCCGAGGAGCTCATCGCCGCCGTCGACGCAGCCGTCAACGAGTAG
- a CDS encoding vitamin K epoxide reductase family protein, giving the protein MSTSVSAPAADPRARNSTPESAGRTPTSHPVGPGHPSRERRLGAGLILGGALGLLAAFVLAVEKYRLLTDSAYVPTCSINPVLSCGSVMTSPQAEAFGFPNPLLGLIGFSVVLVVGAALAGGAVLPVWFWAGLQVGVSAAVVFVHWLIAASLYRIGALCPYCMVVWVVVIALFVAVTARNLTAVTRRQPGPAATAAGVLHRRQGVIVTAWLLVIATLITVRFWTFWSVSLG; this is encoded by the coding sequence ATGTCCACCTCGGTATCGGCTCCGGCCGCCGACCCAAGAGCCCGGAACAGCACGCCTGAGTCAGCCGGCCGCACGCCGACTTCGCACCCGGTCGGGCCGGGGCATCCCAGCCGGGAGCGGCGGCTGGGGGCGGGACTGATCCTGGGTGGCGCGCTGGGATTGCTGGCGGCATTCGTGCTCGCGGTGGAGAAGTACCGACTGCTCACCGACAGCGCCTACGTCCCGACCTGCAGCATCAACCCCGTCTTGAGCTGCGGGTCGGTGATGACCAGCCCGCAGGCCGAGGCATTCGGGTTCCCCAACCCCCTGCTGGGTCTCATCGGATTCAGCGTCGTGCTGGTCGTCGGCGCGGCTCTGGCCGGGGGGGCGGTGCTCCCGGTGTGGTTCTGGGCTGGGCTGCAGGTCGGGGTGAGTGCTGCGGTCGTCTTCGTGCATTGGCTGATCGCGGCCAGCCTGTACCGCATCGGGGCGCTGTGTCCCTACTGCATGGTCGTGTGGGTCGTCGTCATCGCCCTGTTCGTCGCCGTCACCGCCCGCAACCTCACGGCTGTCACGAGGCGCCAGCCCGGGCCGGCGGCGACGGCGGCCGGCGTCCTGCATCGGCGGCAAGGGGTGATCGTCACGGCGTGGCTCCTGGTGATCGCCACCTTGATCACCGTCCGGTTCTGGACCTTCTGGAGCGTCTCCCTTGGCTGA
- a CDS encoding TlpA family protein disulfide reductase — protein sequence MSRRTVLTVGASGVFGLLVAGCGSSGVNPSTSGAGGDFDFTAATPAAQLIPAEDRQSAPEFGGELLDGTTFESSSLAGDIVVINFWGSWCAPCRVESPEFQTVFTDVAEAGVAFLGVAVRDQRQLAQAFTTDFGITYPSLFDPSGEVALAFNGFPANVVPTTILLDRDNRVAAVYVSAVAEDDLRTSLQTLLAEDPAPPPTTPPPTTPPPTTPPSAPPSTGAPGE from the coding sequence ATCTCCAGACGGACGGTTCTGACAGTCGGGGCCTCCGGGGTGTTCGGGCTGCTGGTCGCCGGCTGCGGCAGTTCCGGTGTCAACCCGAGCACGAGCGGTGCCGGCGGGGATTTCGACTTCACAGCGGCCACCCCGGCGGCCCAACTGATCCCCGCCGAGGATCGGCAGAGTGCCCCGGAGTTCGGCGGGGAGCTCCTCGACGGGACGACCTTCGAGTCCTCCTCGCTGGCTGGGGACATCGTGGTGATCAACTTCTGGGGTTCGTGGTGCGCACCGTGTCGGGTGGAGTCACCGGAATTCCAAACCGTCTTCACCGACGTCGCCGAGGCCGGCGTGGCCTTCCTGGGAGTCGCCGTCCGGGACCAGAGGCAACTCGCCCAGGCCTTCACCACCGACTTCGGCATCACCTACCCCTCGTTGTTCGACCCCTCCGGGGAGGTGGCGCTGGCGTTCAACGGGTTCCCCGCCAACGTCGTCCCCACGACGATCCTGCTGGACCGGGACAACCGGGTCGCCGCCGTCTACGTCTCCGCCGTCGCCGAGGACGACCTGCGGACCAGCCTGCAGACCCTGCTCGCCGAGGACCCCGCCCCACCCCCGACCACCCCACCCCCGACCACCCCACCCCCGACCACCCCACCGTCGGCCCCACCTTCGACCGGCGCGCCCGGTGAGTGA
- a CDS encoding cytochrome c biogenesis protein CcdA, whose protein sequence is MSELGSLFAGLVTDGSLVVAVAVAALVGLISFASPCVLPLVPGYLGYVAGLSGSQAARPGVPATAGATLPTRGGASAAALGQEEPGPDAPQGGRGRVLAGAVLFVAGFTVVFMSFGAAFGGLGRLLLEWAPVITRVMGVVTIVMGLAFLGGLGWLQRERRLHRRPPAGLLGAPLLGMVFGLGWTPCLGPTLSAVNALAYNEASATRGAILALAYCLGLGLPFVFIASGARRALTLSRYARRHARTVTRIGGGLLVLLGILLLTGTWDAIMIYTRAWLATTGLGSSFV, encoded by the coding sequence GTGAGTGAGTTGGGGTCGCTCTTCGCCGGGCTGGTCACCGATGGTTCCCTCGTGGTGGCCGTGGCCGTGGCGGCCCTGGTGGGTCTGATCAGTTTCGCCTCGCCCTGCGTGCTGCCGCTGGTCCCGGGTTACCTGGGCTACGTGGCCGGGCTCAGCGGCAGTCAGGCTGCCCGACCGGGCGTCCCGGCCACGGCCGGGGCGACCCTGCCCACCCGAGGCGGGGCAAGCGCGGCTGCACTGGGGCAGGAGGAGCCCGGACCCGATGCTCCTCAGGGCGGGCGCGGGCGGGTGCTGGCTGGGGCCGTGCTGTTCGTGGCCGGGTTCACGGTGGTCTTCATGTCCTTCGGCGCCGCGTTCGGGGGCCTGGGCCGGCTGTTGCTGGAATGGGCGCCAGTGATCACCCGGGTCATGGGCGTGGTCACCATCGTCATGGGTCTGGCGTTCCTGGGCGGGTTGGGCTGGCTGCAACGCGAGCGACGGCTGCACCGCCGGCCACCGGCCGGACTGCTCGGGGCACCGCTGCTGGGCATGGTGTTCGGGCTGGGGTGGACCCCGTGTCTGGGTCCGACCCTCTCGGCGGTCAACGCCCTGGCCTACAACGAGGCCTCAGCGACCCGCGGTGCCATCTTGGCCTTGGCCTACTGCCTGGGTCTGGGATTGCCGTTCGTGTTCATCGCCAGCGGAGCTCGGCGGGCCCTGACCCTGTCCCGGTACGCCCGCCGCCATGCCCGCACCGTCACCCGTATCGGCGGCGGCCTCCTGGTCCTGCTGGGAATCCTGCTGCTCACCGGCACCTGGGACGCGATCATGATCTACACCCGAGCCTGGTTGGCCACGACCGGACTGGGCTCTTCGTTCGTCTGA
- the ccsB gene encoding c-type cytochrome biogenesis protein CcsB: protein MSTQTMASLSDQLFTVSVLAYGLATLAFCAQLAFGSRQRATAADAESRSPVLIPAGSRTAPPGQGGSPAAEPPAADPPSADSPFVRPARRFSWSTLALALTVLGAVVQTAVLALRGFGTGRAPWGNMYEFGTAAVLIGVLAYLVTAFRVPAMRHIGLFVTGPVMVSLVLIGFFLYAEAGPLIAALRSDWLVVHVSAAIISFGVFLVSATASVLFLLQRRREGRPPRARMGVLDRLPSSVALDRVAHRAAVFAFPIWTFAVVAGAIWAESAWGRFWGWDPKETWAFISWVAYASYLHARSTAGWRGAPAAWINLVGFGSLVFNLLFVNLVSTGLHSYGGV from the coding sequence ATGAGCACCCAGACGATGGCCTCCCTGTCCGACCAGCTCTTCACGGTCTCCGTGCTCGCCTATGGCCTGGCCACCCTTGCCTTCTGCGCCCAGCTCGCGTTCGGATCGCGGCAACGGGCCACCGCAGCCGACGCCGAGTCCCGGTCCCCGGTGCTCATCCCGGCTGGATCGAGGACGGCGCCGCCGGGACAGGGCGGTTCGCCCGCCGCCGAGCCGCCGGCCGCCGACCCGCCCTCCGCTGACTCGCCCTTCGTCCGGCCCGCACGCCGGTTCTCCTGGAGCACGCTGGCCCTGGCGCTGACGGTGCTGGGCGCGGTCGTGCAGACCGCTGTGCTCGCCTTGCGGGGTTTCGGGACCGGTCGCGCCCCGTGGGGCAACATGTACGAGTTCGGGACCGCGGCGGTGCTGATCGGTGTCCTGGCCTACCTGGTCACAGCGTTCCGGGTGCCTGCGATGCGTCACATCGGGCTGTTCGTGACCGGCCCGGTGATGGTCAGTCTGGTGCTCATCGGCTTCTTCCTCTACGCCGAGGCCGGCCCGCTGATCGCCGCTCTGCGCTCGGACTGGCTGGTCGTGCACGTCTCGGCGGCGATCATCTCCTTCGGGGTGTTCCTGGTCAGTGCCACCGCCAGCGTCTTGTTCTTGCTCCAACGACGCCGCGAGGGACGCCCGCCCCGCGCACGGATGGGCGTGCTGGACCGACTTCCCTCATCGGTCGCACTGGACCGGGTAGCCCACCGGGCGGCGGTGTTCGCGTTCCCCATCTGGACGTTCGCCGTGGTCGCCGGGGCGATCTGGGCCGAGAGCGCATGGGGCCGGTTCTGGGGTTGGGACCCCAAGGAGACGTGGGCGTTCATCTCCTGGGTGGCCTACGCCTCCTACCTGCACGCCCGCAGCACTGCGGGGTGGCGGGGTGCGCCGGCGGCGTGGATCAACCTGGTGGGCTTCGGCTCGCTGGTGTTCAACCTGCTCTTCGTCAACCTCGTCTCCACCGGCCTGCACTCCTACGGCGGTGTCTGA
- the lnt gene encoding apolipoprotein N-acyltransferase: MLSWATHRRSPWQGAVLGMVFGLAFMLPLLSWAGVFVGAVPWVALAVSQALFYAALGAGCAALSRLPGAAWWSACLWVAVEAARSRWPFGGLPWGRLAFSQADSPLAQLAAVGGVPLVSFAVALTGTQIAAVMVSRSQPRPSPDRSAWPRGGPALLVAMLPMLVSVPLWASAFHLSPASSTDTGRAVTVAVIQGNVPRAGLDFNAQRRAVLDNHVQATLDLAAAVEAGTEPAPRLVIWPENSSDIDPLINPDAAAQITRAAQAIGVPILIGAVLEGPGENLTNAGIVWDPVTGPGQQYAKRHPVPFGEYMPARSFFRLFSDQVDLLERDFVAGEEVGLLDIAGVPVGDVICFEVAYDGLVSDVVEQGARLLVVQTNNATFGFTDESPQQLAMSRLRAIEHDRTVVVSATSGLSAVIDPDGTVVDESELFRPWQFVGPVTLAESTTLATRVGAAPEAALSLAALAALVAATRPAVRRRRTAHAAAPAPSPAAGDPDRTAQLPHRRPRGHLTR, encoded by the coding sequence ATGCTGTCGTGGGCCACCCACCGGCGTTCGCCCTGGCAGGGCGCCGTCCTGGGCATGGTCTTCGGTCTGGCGTTCATGCTGCCGCTGCTGAGCTGGGCTGGGGTGTTCGTCGGCGCTGTGCCGTGGGTGGCTCTGGCCGTGTCCCAAGCCCTGTTCTACGCCGCTCTGGGCGCAGGATGCGCTGCCCTGAGCAGGCTTCCGGGCGCAGCGTGGTGGTCGGCATGTCTGTGGGTCGCCGTGGAGGCTGCCCGGTCGCGATGGCCCTTCGGTGGGTTGCCGTGGGGACGGTTGGCCTTCAGTCAGGCCGACTCCCCACTGGCTCAGCTCGCCGCCGTGGGTGGGGTACCGCTGGTGAGCTTCGCGGTCGCGCTGACCGGCACGCAGATCGCTGCGGTGATGGTCAGCCGCAGCCAGCCACGGCCCTCACCCGACCGCAGTGCGTGGCCCCGCGGTGGGCCGGCACTGCTGGTGGCCATGCTCCCGATGCTGGTCAGCGTCCCCCTGTGGGCCTCGGCATTCCATCTCAGTCCGGCCTCCTCCACCGACACTGGGCGGGCAGTGACCGTCGCGGTGATCCAGGGCAACGTGCCCCGAGCGGGCCTGGACTTCAACGCCCAACGACGCGCGGTTCTGGACAACCACGTCCAGGCCACCCTCGACCTGGCTGCAGCTGTGGAGGCAGGGACCGAGCCGGCCCCCCGGTTGGTCATCTGGCCGGAGAACAGCTCCGACATCGACCCCCTGATCAACCCCGACGCGGCCGCCCAGATCACTCGGGCGGCGCAGGCGATCGGTGTTCCCATCCTCATCGGGGCGGTCTTGGAAGGACCGGGGGAGAACCTCACCAACGCCGGCATCGTCTGGGACCCCGTCACTGGGCCGGGACAGCAGTACGCCAAGCGCCACCCGGTGCCTTTCGGGGAGTACATGCCCGCCCGGTCGTTCTTCCGGCTCTTCAGCGACCAGGTCGACCTGCTCGAGCGGGACTTCGTGGCCGGTGAGGAGGTGGGGCTGCTCGACATCGCCGGCGTACCGGTCGGGGACGTCATCTGCTTCGAGGTCGCCTACGACGGACTCGTCAGCGACGTCGTCGAGCAAGGTGCCCGGTTGCTGGTGGTGCAGACCAACAACGCGACCTTCGGGTTCACCGATGAGAGCCCGCAGCAGCTCGCGATGAGTCGCCTGCGGGCGATCGAGCACGACCGGACGGTCGTCGTGTCCGCGACCAGTGGCCTGTCCGCGGTCATCGACCCCGACGGCACAGTGGTCGATGAGTCCGAGCTGTTCCGACCCTGGCAGTTCGTCGGCCCGGTCACCCTGGCTGAGAGCACCACGCTGGCCACCCGTGTGGGTGCGGCCCCCGAGGCGGCACTGAGCCTGGCTGCCCTGGCAGCACTCGTCGCGGCGACCCGGCCCGCTGTGCGGAGACGGCGCACAGCTCACGCCGCTGCCCCCGCTCCTTCTCCTGCTGCTGGCGACCCTGATCGCACCGCTCAGCTCCCCCACCGACGACCCCGAGGACACCTGACCCGATGA
- a CDS encoding cytochrome c oxidase assembly protein, protein MWMPTQPPTLARLMAIQLDWTSVIPALAVLALALYLLGVIRLRRSGVGWAWYRTMTFTLGVLSVLAVTATGVQGYGMVLFSIHMSQHMVLSMVSPILLLLGAPVTLALRTLPRGHGRAGAFRRWLLVALHSRFAAVVSHPGFTMPLFIASLYGIYFTPLVDLMMENAVGHIVMLGHFLVTGLLFFGGVLAVDPWPHSSRHPVRMLELLLPMPMHAFFGVAIMMASTPLVRVFSDPPAAWDIDPMADQSTAGSLTWVFGELPTILVLGVVFFSWVASDERRNRAADRAEARSGDLDLAAYNAHLAQLAQQSARSPGPDAVPSR, encoded by the coding sequence ATGTGGATGCCCACCCAGCCGCCGACCTTGGCCCGCCTCATGGCCATCCAGCTGGACTGGACATCGGTCATTCCCGCTCTGGCTGTCCTGGCGCTGGCGCTGTACCTGCTGGGTGTCATCCGGCTGCGGCGCTCGGGCGTCGGCTGGGCCTGGTACCGGACGATGACGTTCACCCTGGGTGTGCTCAGCGTCTTGGCCGTGACTGCGACGGGGGTCCAGGGCTACGGCATGGTGCTGTTCAGCATCCACATGAGCCAGCACATGGTGCTGTCCATGGTCTCCCCCATTCTGTTGCTGCTGGGGGCGCCGGTGACCTTGGCGTTGCGCACCCTGCCTCGGGGGCACGGCCGGGCGGGGGCGTTCCGCCGGTGGCTCCTGGTGGCGCTGCACAGCCGGTTCGCGGCCGTCGTGTCACACCCGGGCTTCACGATGCCGTTGTTCATCGCGTCGCTGTACGGCATCTACTTCACCCCGCTGGTGGACCTGATGATGGAGAACGCCGTCGGTCACATCGTGATGCTGGGCCATTTCCTGGTCACCGGGTTGCTGTTCTTCGGAGGGGTGCTGGCCGTGGACCCGTGGCCACACTCCTCCCGTCATCCGGTGCGGATGCTCGAGCTGCTGCTCCCGATGCCCATGCACGCCTTCTTCGGCGTCGCGATCATGATGGCCAGCACCCCCCTAGTTCGGGTCTTCAGTGACCCCCCTGCTGCCTGGGACATCGACCCGATGGCCGACCAGTCCACCGCCGGCAGCCTCACCTGGGTGTTCGGCGAACTGCCCACGATCCTGGTGCTGGGCGTGGTGTTCTTCTCCTGGGTGGCATCAGATGAGCGCCGCAACCGGGCCGCTGACCGAGCTGAGGCTCGCTCGGGGGATCTGGACCTGGCCGCCTACAACGCTCACCTGGCCCAGTTGGCCCAGCAGTCGGCGCGCTCCCCCGGTCCTGACGCCGTGCCCTCCCGGTGA
- a CDS encoding M23 family metallopeptidase, which yields MNVGRKGIHGRPQALLGALITGALLAAIGAAPWSSRGVEALPDGGISVAAALELSGDSADADSEVFAQAQAQAQISQSEAAARLELLAASRAERVERERPQAVLPVQGVLTSSFGARWGTTHNGLDFGAPMLTQEVAAADGVVVRAGTASGFGLAVYIQHPNGDVTVYGHMETIQVRAGDIVAAGDPIALLGNRGQSTGPHLHFEVHQGGMNGPRLDPAQWLADRGVQL from the coding sequence CTGAACGTGGGTCGCAAGGGCATCCATGGACGACCACAGGCCCTTCTCGGCGCCCTGATCACCGGCGCCCTCCTGGCCGCCATCGGAGCAGCCCCCTGGTCCAGTCGCGGGGTGGAAGCCTTGCCGGACGGCGGGATCAGCGTGGCTGCCGCCTTGGAGCTCAGCGGGGACAGCGCGGACGCGGATTCCGAGGTCTTCGCCCAGGCCCAGGCTCAGGCCCAGATCAGCCAGAGCGAGGCCGCAGCCCGGTTGGAGCTCCTGGCGGCCTCGAGGGCCGAGCGCGTCGAGCGGGAGCGACCACAGGCCGTGCTTCCGGTTCAGGGCGTACTGACCAGCAGTTTCGGTGCCCGATGGGGAACGACACACAACGGGCTGGACTTCGGGGCGCCCATGCTCACCCAAGAGGTCGCGGCCGCCGATGGTGTGGTGGTGCGGGCCGGGACGGCCAGCGGGTTCGGGCTCGCCGTCTACATCCAGCACCCCAACGGCGACGTCACCGTCTACGGCCACATGGAAACCATCCAGGTACGCGCCGGTGACATCGTGGCCGCCGGAGACCCGATCGCCCTGCTGGGCAATCGGGGTCAGTCAACCGGGCCCCACCTGCACTTCGAGGTCCACCAGGGCGGCATGAACGGACCACGCCTGGACCCGGCGCAATGGCTGGCCGACCGCGGAGTGCAGCTGTGA
- a CDS encoding motility protein A — protein MDPATLIGVAIALVAIIASMIMEGSSPMAIVLLPPIILVFVGTFGAAIAGSTMADVKKLGTWFKMGLTPAAVPPATEQIQTLVTLAEKARKEGLLALESSIKAIEDPFLQRGLQMAVDGTDPEDLRTVLDSEIAAKKSEDKVAAKFFTAMGGYAPTIGIIGTVIGLIHVLENLNQPETLGELIAAAFVATLWGVLSANVFWLPMAAKITRTSDLQAAQMNLLVEGISEIQAGTSPRTVRQVLTSLVPPSEAASLRVVS, from the coding sequence ATGGACCCGGCAACCCTGATCGGCGTCGCGATCGCCCTGGTCGCGATCATCGCCTCGATGATCATGGAGGGCTCGTCCCCCATGGCCATCGTCCTGCTGCCCCCGATCATCCTGGTCTTCGTCGGCACCTTCGGCGCCGCGATCGCCGGCTCCACGATGGCCGACGTCAAGAAGCTCGGCACCTGGTTCAAGATGGGCCTGACCCCGGCCGCGGTGCCCCCGGCCACCGAGCAGATCCAGACCCTGGTGACGCTGGCCGAGAAGGCCCGCAAGGAGGGCCTGCTGGCCCTGGAGTCCTCCATCAAGGCCATCGAGGACCCCTTCCTGCAGCGCGGCCTGCAGATGGCCGTCGACGGCACCGACCCCGAGGACCTCCGCACCGTCCTGGACAGCGAGATCGCCGCCAAGAAGAGCGAGGACAAGGTCGCGGCCAAGTTCTTCACCGCCATGGGCGGCTACGCCCCGACCATCGGCATCATCGGCACCGTCATCGGGCTCATCCACGTGCTGGAGAACCTCAACCAGCCCGAGACGCTCGGTGAGCTGATTGCCGCCGCGTTCGTCGCGACGCTATGGGGCGTGCTGTCGGCCAACGTGTTCTGGCTGCCCATGGCCGCCAAGATCACCCGCACCAGCGACCTGCAGGCCGCCCAGATGAACCTGCTCGTCGAGGGCATCTCGGAGATCCAGGCCGGCACCAGCCCGCGCACCGTCCGGCAGGTGCTGACCAGCCTCGTGCCGCCCAGTGAGGCCGCGTCCCTGCGGGTGGTGTCCTGA
- a CDS encoding M56 family metallopeptidase has protein sequence MTATWILGAAGVTLLLLGPRLRHAGWVERSPKLAIGLWQALCLSAVAVPVLMGLTLLVPATVWVTDIAGWVHACAQSIQDAYGFHGDSLEPAIGLLISAATVAWTVGWVTVEAIGAHRARRRVRDSLALISAADPRLGVHVVQAAAPAAFCVPGRSAQVVITSGALEVLTPAELAGVLAHERAHLSARHHIAVVLSQSLQRAFPHVGLFATATAQTRRLIEMAADDSAVQRVDRLSVASAIVRLASMQAPGAAFAMAGGAATHATTARVGRLLAPALPLERGRQGMVLVGVVALVGVPLLVTVAPTVVAALNHLCAVSL, from the coding sequence GTGACCGCCACCTGGATCCTGGGTGCTGCGGGTGTGACTCTCCTGCTGCTGGGGCCTCGCCTGCGCCATGCGGGGTGGGTGGAGAGGTCCCCGAAACTGGCGATCGGGCTGTGGCAGGCCCTGTGCCTGTCGGCAGTGGCCGTGCCGGTCTTGATGGGACTGACATTGCTGGTCCCGGCCACTGTCTGGGTCACCGACATCGCCGGGTGGGTGCACGCCTGCGCTCAGAGCATCCAGGACGCCTACGGCTTCCACGGCGATTCCCTGGAGCCGGCGATCGGGCTGCTGATCAGCGCCGCGACGGTGGCGTGGACGGTGGGGTGGGTGACCGTGGAAGCCATCGGGGCGCACCGGGCCCGGCGGCGGGTCCGAGACTCCCTGGCCCTGATCAGTGCCGCGGACCCCCGGCTGGGCGTGCACGTAGTGCAGGCCGCGGCCCCAGCCGCTTTCTGCGTGCCCGGCCGCTCGGCGCAGGTGGTCATCACCTCAGGGGCGCTGGAGGTTCTGACCCCCGCCGAGCTGGCCGGGGTGCTGGCCCACGAACGGGCGCACCTCAGTGCCCGTCACCACATCGCCGTGGTGCTCTCCCAGTCCTTGCAGCGCGCCTTCCCGCACGTGGGACTCTTCGCCACCGCCACCGCCCAGACTCGTCGGTTGATCGAGATGGCTGCCGATGACAGCGCCGTCCAGCGGGTCGACCGCCTCAGCGTCGCCTCAGCGATCGTCCGTCTGGCCTCGATGCAGGCTCCCGGCGCCGCATTCGCCATGGCCGGGGGAGCCGCCACCCACGCCACCACCGCCCGGGTCGGCCGCCTGCTCGCACCAGCCCTCCCGCTGGAACGGGGACGCCAGGGCATGGTGCTGGTCGGCGTCGTGGCCCTGGTCGGCGTTCCACTGCTGGTGACCGTGGCGCCGACGGTCGTGGCGGCACTCAATCACCTGTGCGCCGTGTCGCTCTGA
- a CDS encoding BlaI/MecI/CopY family transcriptional regulator, giving the protein MRPFGDLEAAIMQVLWDRGEPATVRDVLGSLQTPKTLAYTTVMTVLDNLHRKNEVTREMHGRAWSYRPLRSRAEHSAALLQGVLQDAGDPGAVLMHFVADLDPAVVTQLQQAVRAAQTEKDTPA; this is encoded by the coding sequence GTGCGCCCGTTCGGAGACCTCGAGGCCGCGATCATGCAGGTGCTGTGGGACCGCGGGGAGCCGGCGACGGTCCGCGACGTCCTGGGTTCCCTGCAGACACCCAAGACCCTGGCCTACACGACGGTCATGACCGTGTTGGACAACCTGCACCGCAAGAACGAAGTGACCCGGGAGATGCACGGGCGGGCCTGGAGCTACCGCCCCCTGCGGTCTCGCGCCGAGCACTCAGCGGCCCTGCTGCAGGGTGTGCTGCAAGACGCCGGGGACCCCGGTGCCGTGCTGATGCACTTCGTCGCCGACCTCGACCCCGCGGTCGTCACGCAGCTGCAACAGGCTGTTCGGGCCGCCCAGACCGAGAAGGACACTCCGGCGTGA